A genome region from Proteus vulgaris includes the following:
- a CDS encoding lytic polysaccharide monooxygenase — MKKNKLMVFTATLLLSSAGFISTASADVTLKHGYIDAPPSRAFLCSAKGGKLNKDCGPVQYEPQSIEGLKGFPDGGPADGEIASGGKANFSALNAQSADRWHKVAMKSGENTFKWTLTAKHSTASWRFFITKPGWDVNKPLTRADFDLTPFCQQDDNGKIPTETVELNCNIPERSGYQIILGVWDIADTGNAFYQVIDADFKK, encoded by the coding sequence ATGAAGAAAAATAAACTTATGGTATTTACTGCAACGTTATTATTATCATCAGCGGGTTTTATTTCAACAGCGTCAGCGGATGTGACATTAAAACATGGCTATATTGATGCGCCTCCTAGTAGAGCTTTCCTTTGTTCAGCAAAAGGAGGCAAGTTAAATAAAGATTGTGGTCCTGTACAATATGAGCCTCAATCTATTGAAGGACTTAAAGGTTTCCCTGACGGTGGTCCTGCAGACGGTGAAATTGCCAGTGGTGGAAAGGCAAATTTTTCTGCTTTAAATGCACAAAGTGCTGATCGCTGGCATAAAGTAGCAATGAAAAGTGGAGAAAATACCTTTAAGTGGACATTAACTGCAAAGCATAGCACTGCATCATGGCGATTCTTTATTACCAAACCAGGTTGGGATGTGAATAAACCGCTGACCCGTGCTGACTTTGATTTAACGCCATTCTGCCAACAAGATGATAATGGAAAAATACCCACAGAAACCGTAGAATTAAATTGTAATATACCAGAGCGTTCTGGTTATCAGATTATTTTAGGTGTTTGGGATATTGCGGATACAGGTAACGCTTTTTATCAAGTTATTGATGCTGATTTTAAAAAATAA
- a CDS encoding cytotoxic necrotizing factor Rho-activating domain-containing protein, with the protein MLNKQLHTRTPTVVVLDNRGSTIREINYCRHPDTVNQTDERITRHHYHARGYLERSIDARLYEAQQADSTIQPNIQQTVSLGGALSLSQGVDNGNSFNINDIEGTIAQQINGKGTVTTYEYSNQWFERYLEQVKEEKLGESRIVVVQKLKWGQGNESELIDTNQVGKCIEHFDTAGKKMYSHYSLQGAVISETQQLHYGSVIDWNSSSEVNDIQQAEKFTTQYLYDATGAVLTETDCAGHQRRMTYDIAGFVKQTWLTLKGQSEQIILKALSYSAAGQKLREEQGNGLVITYEYEPETQRLLHVKTQRPQGHALGAKIMQDLRYEYDPVGNIICLKNDAEATRYWRNQKVVPENRYIYDSLYQLISASGRESANQATPASIQSQPVTMLVKDTQSYTNYTRLYAYDRGGNLTQIRHNSPIAQQSFTQDIVVSNKTNRALLKSQCADPQKVDRYFDESGNLTQLLNGDAIIWDKRNHLKATNQVIESGFLYEGETYQYNNTGQRVTKMRGRKVARGGLEKVTTHYLPNIEQWEVSASAITEKYAVVQIQAGTSAKVRALCWEIGSPKGIENNSLRYSYDNGVGNSGLETDGQGQLVSYEEYYPYGGTAIWSSENAVEADYKTIRYSGKEKDATGMYYYGYRYYQPWVGRWLSADPAGTIDGLNLYRMVRNNPVTLHDPDGRMPNSSFSLLFASDDMKLQKGSITPLRNRGLFVGSNRESSETTLPFAISRFDSVDNNPVLREYRPELLKRGGDLYQSVHIFKGSQVSSSESGSGTIGTYWGHKILSDNLTAIQVMSGRSGSVGISIRLDDIKEKNPIVITSGALSGCTMQYAVDKEKLYAVHTGQKPGDDNWKTGIQGVNTIQHSFRALSGKNLSVSGNHNNDLIGTLSEFESSAITYLGKQGTRIDQVQENIAVFDYNNQHKVSRFEPRAGYSYALLARDAGKINVKVLSEDVIINQNTNKITVLDSMKVRLH; encoded by the coding sequence ATGTTAAATAAACAATTACACACAAGAACACCAACGGTGGTAGTTCTTGATAATCGGGGATCAACAATCCGTGAAATTAATTATTGCCGTCATCCTGATACGGTTAATCAAACCGATGAACGCATTACGCGCCATCACTATCATGCTCGCGGTTATTTAGAACGCAGTATTGATGCCAGACTGTATGAAGCACAACAAGCAGACTCAACTATTCAACCGAATATTCAACAAACCGTGAGTTTAGGGGGCGCGTTATCACTTTCACAAGGTGTTGATAATGGCAATAGTTTTAATATCAATGATATTGAAGGAACTATCGCACAGCAGATTAATGGAAAAGGAACGGTGACAACTTATGAATACAGTAATCAATGGTTTGAGCGTTATTTAGAACAAGTCAAAGAAGAAAAACTGGGTGAAAGCAGAATTGTCGTGGTGCAAAAACTTAAATGGGGACAAGGAAACGAGAGTGAGTTAATCGATACCAATCAAGTGGGAAAATGTATTGAACACTTTGATACTGCGGGTAAAAAAATGTATAGCCATTATTCGTTACAAGGTGCGGTAATATCAGAAACACAACAATTACATTATGGTAGTGTTATTGACTGGAATTCGAGTAGTGAAGTAAATGATATTCAACAAGCTGAAAAATTTACCACTCAATATCTTTACGACGCCACGGGTGCTGTACTAACAGAAACTGATTGTGCAGGCCATCAACGTCGTATGACTTATGATATTGCCGGTTTTGTAAAACAGACTTGGCTTACATTAAAAGGGCAGTCAGAACAGATTATTTTGAAAGCATTATCCTATTCAGCTGCGGGGCAAAAACTGCGTGAAGAACAGGGTAATGGATTAGTCATCACTTATGAATATGAGCCTGAAACGCAACGTTTGTTGCATGTTAAAACACAGCGTCCCCAAGGTCATGCATTAGGGGCGAAAATCATGCAAGATTTGCGTTATGAGTACGATCCTGTCGGTAATATTATTTGTTTGAAAAATGATGCTGAAGCGACTCGTTACTGGCGTAATCAGAAAGTGGTGCCTGAAAATCGTTATATCTATGACTCACTGTATCAATTAATCAGCGCCTCAGGCCGTGAATCTGCCAATCAAGCAACGCCCGCGTCAATACAATCTCAGCCTGTGACAATGTTAGTGAAAGATACACAAAGCTATACTAATTACACGCGGTTATACGCTTATGATAGAGGCGGAAATTTAACGCAAATTCGCCATAATTCACCGATTGCGCAACAAAGTTTTACTCAAGATATCGTTGTTTCAAATAAAACCAATCGGGCTTTATTAAAGTCCCAATGTGCAGATCCCCAAAAAGTGGATCGCTATTTTGATGAGAGTGGTAATTTAACCCAGCTTCTCAATGGTGACGCCATTATTTGGGATAAACGCAATCATTTAAAAGCCACAAATCAGGTAATAGAGAGTGGTTTTTTATATGAAGGTGAAACTTACCAATACAATAATACTGGGCAACGTGTGACGAAAATGCGGGGGCGTAAGGTTGCTCGTGGCGGATTAGAAAAAGTCACGACGCATTATTTACCGAATATTGAACAATGGGAGGTGAGCGCAAGTGCTATTACAGAGAAATATGCCGTTGTACAAATTCAAGCAGGTACGAGTGCCAAAGTCAGAGCATTGTGTTGGGAAATAGGTTCACCAAAAGGGATTGAAAATAATTCACTGCGTTATAGCTATGATAATGGTGTTGGCAACAGTGGATTAGAAACGGATGGTCAAGGGCAATTAGTTAGCTATGAAGAGTATTACCCTTATGGGGGAACGGCAATTTGGTCTAGCGAAAATGCGGTAGAAGCAGATTACAAAACCATTCGTTATTCAGGGAAAGAAAAAGATGCTACGGGCATGTATTACTACGGTTATCGTTATTATCAACCGTGGGTGGGGCGTTGGTTAAGTGCCGACCCCGCAGGTACGATTGATGGACTAAATTTATATCGTATGGTGCGTAATAATCCCGTGACATTGCATGATCCGGATGGACGAATGCCTAATAGCAGTTTCTCTCTTCTTTTCGCATCAGATGATATGAAGCTACAAAAGGGATCTATTACTCCTCTACGAAATCGTGGATTATTTGTGGGGAGTAATAGAGAGAGTTCTGAGACGACATTGCCATTCGCCATCAGTCGGTTTGATTCAGTTGATAATAATCCCGTGTTAAGAGAGTATCGTCCGGAATTATTGAAACGAGGCGGTGATTTATACCAATCAGTTCATATATTCAAAGGATCTCAGGTTTCTTCCAGTGAGTCTGGCTCTGGAACAATAGGAACTTATTGGGGGCACAAAATACTTTCTGATAATCTTACCGCTATTCAAGTTATGAGTGGTAGATCAGGTAGTGTGGGCATCAGCATCCGGTTGGATGATATTAAGGAGAAAAACCCCATTGTCATTACGTCAGGAGCTTTAAGTGGCTGTACGATGCAATACGCTGTAGATAAGGAAAAACTTTATGCAGTTCATACCGGACAAAAACCCGGAGACGATAACTGGAAAACGGGTATTCAGGGGGTGAACACAATACAACACAGCTTTAGAGCCCTGTCGGGTAAGAATTTATCGGTATCAGGAAATCATAATAATGACTTGATTGGTACATTAAGTGAGTTTGAAAGTTCGGCAATAACTTATCTTGGGAAACAAGGTACGAGGATAGATCAAGTTCAAGAAAATATCGCTGTATTTGATTATAATAATCAACATAAAGTTTCTCGTTTCGAGCCCAGAGCTGGCTATAGTTACGCTTTATTGGCTCGAGATGCTGGGAAAATCAATGTAAAAGTATTATCGGAAGATGTAATTATCAACCAGAATACCAACAAAATTACTGTTCTTGACTCAATGAAAGTTCGTTTACACTAA
- a CDS encoding RHS repeat domain-containing protein: MSNQQLYIRTPSVVVHDNRGSAIREINYCRHPDTVNQTDERITRHHYHARGYLERSIDARLYEAQQADSTIQPNIQQTVSLGGALSLSQGVDNGNSFNINDIEGTIAQQINGKGTVTTYEYSDQRFERYLEQVKEGKLGESHIIMVQKLKWAQGWDECIANNQVGKCIEHYDIAGKKTIDSFSLLGAVLSETQQLHYGSVIDWNSSSEVNDIQQAEKFTTQYLYDATGAVLTETDCAGHQRRLAYDIAGFVKQSWLTLKGQSERVILRSLTYSAAGQKLREEQGNGLVTTYEYEPETQRLLHVQTQRPQGHALGAKIMQDLRYEYDPVGNIICLKNDAEATRYWRNQKVVPENRYIYDSLYQLISASGRESANQATPASIQSQPVTMLVKDTQSYTNYTRLYTYDRGGNLTQIRHNSPIAQQSFTQDIVVSNKTNRALLKSQCAEPQQVDRYFDESGNLTQLLNGDAIIWDKRNHLKATKEIMESGYLTEGETYQYNSASQRVTKMRGRKVARGGLEKVTTLYLPNIEQWEVSASAITEKYAVVQIQAGTSAKVRALCWEIGSPKGIENNSLRYSYDNGVGNSGLETDGQGQLVSYEEYYPYGGTAIWSSENAVEADYKTIRYSGKEKDATGMYYYGYRYYQPWIGRWLSADPAGTIDGLNLYRMVRNNPVTLHDPDGRAPTPSTASTSATTSEHFINRLPTSFHEIKTNDWGESIIKQAETWNQEDSLDFKRETHYAVSELGKHFTLYSTPDSPSKKLIVFAHGGFNANSGVVPIPNGMTLEFLNPHRTKLMDPGLENIAMDKSLTLFSISNHHLELHNQVAIDEMELLGIRAVTGDSHDTNWKATRNDKKRRFSITNYDIAEIGEDILDEISNALAVNQAIIQTNQKQTVKTDIVTVKSSTRIDGKPGSSATTIGKLFRELKANNIKYDNIVCSFCRGESGNAKTVYDPITASLHPLK; the protein is encoded by the coding sequence ATGTCAAATCAACAATTATATATACGAACACCCTCGGTGGTAGTTCATGATAATCGTGGATCAGCAATTCGTGAAATTAATTATTGCCGTCATCCTGATACGGTTAATCAAACCGATGAACGCATTACGCGCCATCACTATCATGCTCGCGGTTATTTAGAACGCAGTATTGATGCCAGACTGTATGAAGCACAACAAGCAGACTCAACTATTCAACCGAATATTCAACAAACAGTGAGTTTAGGGGGCGCGTTATCACTTTCACAAGGTGTTGATAATGGGAATTCTTTTAATATCAATGATATTGAAGGAACTATCGCACAGCAGATTAATGGAAAAGGAACAGTGACAACTTATGAATACAGTGATCAACGGTTTGAGCGTTATTTAGAACAAGTCAAAGAAGGAAAACTGGGTGAAAGCCATATTATCATGGTACAAAAATTGAAGTGGGCTCAAGGATGGGATGAATGCATTGCTAATAATCAAGTTGGTAAATGTATTGAACATTATGATATCGCAGGAAAGAAAACGATCGATAGCTTTTCATTATTAGGCGCCGTGTTATCTGAAACACAACAATTACATTATGGTAGTGTTATTGACTGGAATTCGAGTAGTGAAGTCAATGATATTCAACAAGCTGAAAAATTTACCACTCAATATCTTTACGACGCTACGGGTGCCGTACTAACAGAAACTGATTGTGCAGGCCATCAACGCCGTCTTGCTTATGATATTGCCGGTTTTGTTAAGCAGTCTTGGCTAACCTTAAAAGGCCAATCAGAGCGAGTGATTTTACGTTCTTTAACCTACTCAGCTGCGGGGCAAAAACTGCGTGAAGAACAGGGTAATGGATTAGTCACCACTTATGAATATGAGCCTGAAACGCAACGTTTGTTGCATGTTCAAACACAGCGTCCCCAAGGTCATGCATTAGGGGCGAAAATCATGCAAGATCTGCGTTATGAGTACGATCCTGTGGGCAATATTATCTGTTTGAAAAATGATGCAGAAGCGACTCGCTATTGGCGTAATCAGAAAGTGGTGCCTGAAAATCGTTATATCTATGACTCACTGTATCAATTAATCAGCGCCTCAGGCCGTGAATCTGCCAATCAAGCAACGCCCGCGTCAATACAATCTCAGCCTGTGACAATGTTAGTGAAAGATACACAAAGCTATACTAATTACACGCGGTTATACACTTATGATAGAGGCGGAAATTTAACACAAATTCGCCATAATTCACCGATTGCACAACAAAGTTTTACTCAAGATATCGTTGTTTCAAATAAAACCAATCGGGCTTTATTAAAATCCCAATGTGCAGAACCCCAACAAGTGGATCGCTATTTTGATGAGAGTGGTAATTTAACCCAGCTTCTCAATGGTGATGCCATTATTTGGGATAAACGCAATCATTTAAAAGCCACAAAAGAGATAATGGAAAGTGGGTATTTAACTGAGGGTGAAACTTATCAATATAACAGTGCGAGCCAACGTGTGACGAAAATGCGAGGTCGTAAGGTTGCTCGTGGCGGATTAGAAAAAGTCACGACGCTCTATTTACCGAATATTGAACAATGGGAGGTGAGCGCAAGTGCTATTACAGAGAAATATGCCGTTGTACAAATTCAAGCAGGTACGAGTGCCAAAGTCAGGGCGTTGTGTTGGGAAATTGGCTCACCAAAAGGGATTGAAAATAATTCACTGCGTTATAGCTATGATAATGGTGTTGGCAACAGTGGATTAGAAACGGATGGTCAAGGGCAATTAGTTAGCTATGAAGAGTATTACCCTTATGGGGGAACGGCAATTTGGTCTAGCGAAAATGCGGTAGAAGCAGATTACAAAACCATTCGTTATTCAGGGAAAGAAAAAGATGCAACAGGGATGTATTATTACGGTTATCGCTATTATCAACCGTGGATTGGTCGTTGGTTAAGTGCCGACCCCGCAGGTACGATTGATGGACTAAATTTATATCGTATGGTGCGTAATAATCCCGTAACGTTACATGATCCTGATGGCCGAGCGCCCACGCCTTCAACCGCATCGACTTCTGCAACAACAAGTGAGCATTTTATCAATCGATTACCGACGTCATTTCATGAAATAAAAACCAATGATTGGGGGGAATCGATTATTAAACAGGCTGAGACTTGGAATCAAGAAGATTCACTCGACTTTAAAAGAGAGACTCATTATGCCGTTAGTGAGTTAGGTAAGCATTTTACACTCTATTCAACCCCAGATTCTCCATCAAAAAAACTTATTGTCTTTGCCCATGGTGGTTTTAACGCAAACAGTGGAGTTGTTCCAATACCCAATGGAATGACATTAGAATTTTTAAATCCACACAGGACTAAATTAATGGATCCTGGGCTTGAAAACATCGCAATGGATAAGAGTCTTACGTTATTTTCTATTTCAAATCATCATCTGGAGTTACATAATCAAGTCGCGATTGACGAAATGGAATTATTGGGAATAAGGGCAGTGACAGGTGATTCTCATGATACGAATTGGAAAGCAACAAGAAACGATAAGAAAAGGCGATTTAGTATTACAAATTATGACATAGCCGAGATTGGGGAAGATATACTAGATGAAATAAGTAATGCATTGGCTGTCAATCAAGCGATTATACAAACCAATCAAAAACAAACAGTAAAAACGGATATTGTTACTGTGAAAAGCTCGACCAGGATTGATGGCAAACCGGGTTCTTCAGCGACGACAATAGGAAAGCTTTTCCGCGAGTTAAAAGCCAACAATATTAAATATGACAATATTGTCTGTTCATTTTGTCGTGGCGAATCAGGCAACGCAAAGACTGTATATGATCCGATAACAGCTAGCCTGCATCCATTAAAATAA
- a CDS encoding DUF2570 domain-containing protein translates to MSITWLLRWGSKGGVLLVILTTLLVIRYQHNQINRLSEQNSQLEYQQRTLQSQLMQWHEQAEKIAETLTHQQEEQHYLEEENHAIRQELRQLLAQTPCANESVPDAVIQLQQSTLNRR, encoded by the coding sequence ATGAGTATAACCTGGCTTTTACGCTGGGGATCAAAAGGAGGCGTGTTGTTAGTTATTCTGACCACGCTTCTGGTGATCCGCTATCAACATAACCAAATTAATCGATTATCAGAACAAAATAGCCAGCTTGAATATCAACAACGTACATTGCAATCACAATTAATGCAATGGCACGAACAAGCGGAAAAAATCGCTGAAACGCTCACACATCAACAAGAGGAGCAACACTATTTAGAGGAAGAAAATCATGCAATACGCCAAGAGTTACGGCAACTTCTGGCTCAAACGCCTTGTGCTAATGAGTCTGTGCCTGACGCTGTTATCCAGTTGCAGCAAAGCACCCTTAACCGCCGTTAA
- a CDS encoding M15 family metallopeptidase: MKMYTLSQRSQNNLKGVHQDLVQVVHQALTLSEYDFVVIEGLRSFARQKELMKEGKSKTLNSRHLTGHAVDIVPLVNGAIPWQDWSAFESISKAMKQAAHQLGVSMNWGGDWVSFRDGPHYELSREVYS, encoded by the coding sequence ATGAAGATGTATACATTAAGTCAACGTAGTCAAAACAACTTAAAAGGTGTGCATCAAGACTTGGTACAAGTGGTTCATCAGGCGCTGACATTGAGTGAATATGATTTTGTCGTCATCGAAGGGCTACGTTCATTCGCGCGTCAAAAAGAGCTAATGAAGGAAGGTAAAAGCAAAACCCTCAATAGTCGTCATTTAACAGGTCATGCTGTAGATATTGTACCTTTAGTGAATGGCGCGATCCCTTGGCAAGATTGGTCTGCGTTTGAATCTATATCAAAAGCAATGAAACAAGCGGCTCATCAATTGGGTGTTTCAATGAATTGGGGCGGTGATTGGGTTTCGTTTCGTGATGGCCCCCATTATGAGCTGTCTAGAGAGGTATATTCATGA
- a CDS encoding phage holin family protein — translation MLVAIPSESDALAWMIIGGFSAWGGIVRYLMEIRQKQIKWSWCGIGSQIVISVFTGLLGGLLSFESGASRYMSYMIAGLFGSMGSTTLIWLWNRIFGVNNLREPK, via the coding sequence ATGCTGGTAGCAATCCCATCTGAAAGCGATGCGCTGGCTTGGATGATTATCGGTGGATTTTCAGCCTGGGGAGGTATCGTGAGGTATTTAATGGAAATTAGGCAAAAACAAATTAAGTGGTCTTGGTGTGGCATTGGTAGTCAGATCGTGATTTCAGTATTCACAGGATTACTCGGTGGATTATTGAGCTTTGAAAGTGGGGCAAGCCGTTATATGTCTTACATGATTGCGGGGCTTTTTGGCTCAATGGGGAGTACCACGTTGATTTGGCTATGGAATCGTATTTTTGGTGTGAACAATCTTAGGGAGCCTAAATGA